The proteins below come from a single Miscanthus floridulus cultivar M001 chromosome 1, ASM1932011v1, whole genome shotgun sequence genomic window:
- the LOC136479091 gene encoding lipid phosphate phosphatase delta-like, producing the protein MEAAAVVGLGAGTGAGLTRWQAAALAAVGGWVWAASFYDLTRRTRALVQPWVTRRVHAETAAILKFQRLLEHKLLDNFFSVLSCVVSVPFYTGFLPLLFWSGHGRLARQMTLLMAFCDYLGNSVKDMVSAPRPCSPPVRRVTATEDEKENAMEYGLPSSHALNTVCLMGYLLHYVLTYGEHGSVIVAVGLSLAFLLVMLVGIARIYLGMHSLTDVVAGIGFGIVILAFWLAVDDHVDAFIVSGKNVATFWAGLSLLMCFAYPKPEFPTPSFDYHTAFNGVTFGIVYGIQQTYFHFHTPDAPLIFSAQLPLLTFAGCVLVGIPTILVVKFCSKALSKWLLPVMCSTLGIPIVSSCYVPALKVDDSSSSKNRQAAGYLQRLFSRFPQKAYDVDTGIRFVQYAGLAWSVVDLVPAIFAHLNL; encoded by the exons ATGGAGGCGGCAGCGGTTGTGGGTTTGGGCGCGGGCACGGGTGCGGGCCTGACCAGGTggcaggcggcggcgctggcggcggTGGGCGGGTGGGTGTGGGCGGCCTCCTTCTACGACCTCACGCGCCGGACGCGCGCGCTCGTCCAGCCGTGGGTCACGCGCCGGGTGCACGCCGAGACGGCGGCCATCCTCAAGTTCCAG AGGTTGTTGGAGCACAAGTTGTTGGACAATTTCTTCTCTGTGCTGTCATGCGTTGTCTCCGTGCCCTTCTACACGGGATTCCTCCCTCTTCTCTTCTGG AGTGGACACGGCAGGCTAGCTAGGCAGATGACCCTCCTCATGGCTTTCTGCGATTACCTCGGCAACTCTGTCAAG GATATGGTGTCAGCCCCTCGGCCATGCTCTCCTCCTGTTAGAAGAGTGACAGCTACAGAAGATGAGAAGGAAAATGCCATGGAATATGGGCTGCCATCATCGCATGCTCTCAACACTGTTTGTTTGATGGG ATATCTATTACATTATGTCCTCACATATGGAGAACATGGCAGTGTCATAGTTGCTGTGGGTTTATCTCTAGCTTTCTTACTTGTTATGCTAGTTGGCATTG CAAGGATATATTTGGGTATGCACAGCTTGACCGATGTTGTTGCTGGAATTGGTTTTGGTATTGTCATCCTTGCATTCTGGTTGGCTGTCGATGACCATGTTGATGCCTTCATTGTCTCTGGGAAAAATG TTGCGACCTTCTGGGCAGGCCTTTCTCTATTGATGTGCTTTGCATATCCGAAGCCAGAATTCCCTACTCCTAGCTTTGATTACCACACAGCATTCAACGGAGTCACTTTTGGAATT GTATACGGTATCCAACAAACCTACTTCCACTTCCACACCCCTGACGCCCCCCTCATCTTCAGCGCCCAGCTGCCCCTCCTCACATTTGCCGGGTGCGTCCTCGTCGGGATCCCAACCATCCTGGTCGTGAAATTCTGCAGCAAAGCGCTCTCCAAGTGGCTGCTGCCCGTCATGTGCAGCACCCTGGGCATCCCCATCGTGTCGTCTTGCTATGTCCCTGCCCTGAAAGTCgatgacagcagcagcagcaagaacAGGCAGGCCGCCGGGTACCTCCAGCGGCTGTTCTCCCGCTTCCCGCAGAAGGCGTACGACGTGGACACGGGCATCAGGTTCGTCCAGTACGCCGGCCTCGCGTGGTCCGTGGTTGACTTGGTGCCGGCCATATTCGCCCATCTGAACTTGTAG
- the LOC136479099 gene encoding probable CoA ligase CCL12 isoform X2, whose protein sequence is MAASARGSVWKIQPRDVEAAGLAAADAAAFLAALRSAAAAAGSGATRDAVWAAVAAAGVLRPEHPHALHQLVYYSAYARWDRDARGPPPYWFPSPIDCKQTNLGRLMEANGPKLLGSSYKDPISSLSHFYRFSVENQEAYWSMVLKQLAVNFKQEPMSILSTSDRSKKGGTWLQGAVLNIAECCLLPCPSLKRTDDSTAIIWRDEGLDDYPVNHMSLKELRTQVITVAHALDAMFEKGDRIAIDMPMTCNAVIIYLAIILGGFVVVSIADSFAPQEIGSRIGVSKAKAIFTQDFIVRGGKKVPLYSRVVQGTSAKAVVIPAIGDSLGITLRNGDMSWKDFLSRAAGRSSSYSPVYQSVDALTNILFSSGTTGEPKAIPWTQLSPIRCASDTWAHLDVRPCDIGCWPTNLGWVMGPIIIYSCFLNGATLALYHGSPLGRDFCKFVQDAGVTVLGSVPSLVKSWKAGNCAEGLDWTKIRVLGTTGEASDVDDNLWLTSRASYKPIVECCGGTELASSYIQGSLLRPQVFGAFSGASMSTGFVILDEQGTPYQLRRHGDIIQRTVGGYYIVQGRADDTMNLGGIKLHMQTSSVEIERVCNRADECLLETAAVSIKPSGGGPEHLAILAVLKDRSAQYDVNLLKRKFQTAIQKNLNPLFKVSYVKVVPEFPRTASNKLLRRVLRDQLAQELSNRSKL, encoded by the exons ATGGCGGCGAGCGCGAGGGGGAGCGTGTGGAAGATCCAGCCGCGCGACGTGGAGGCCGCGGGGCTCGCCGCAGCCGACGCGGCCGCGTTCCTCGCCGCGCTCCgctccgccgcggccgccgcgggcTCGGGAGCCACGCGGGACGCCGTGTGGGCGGCGGTGGCCGCGGCGGGGGTGCTGCGGCCGGAGCACCCGCACGCGCTCCACCAGCTCGTCTACTACTCCGCCTACGCCAGGTGGGACCGCGACGCCAGGGGCCCGCCGCCGTACTGGTTCCCGTCGCC AATTGACTGTAAGCAAACAAACCTGGGGAGATTGATGGAAGCAAATGGACCAAAGCTGTTAGGATCATCATACAAGGACCCTATATCAAGTCTTAGCCACTTTTACAGGTTTTCCGTAGAGAACCAAGAG GCCTACTGGTCAATGGTGCTAAAGCAACTTGCAGTCAATTTTAAACAAGAACCAATGTCAATTCTAAGTACATCAGATAGATCAAAGAAAGGGGGGACATGGCTTCAAGGTGCAGTGCTCAACATTGCTGAATGTTGTCTGCTGCCTTGTCCTTCCCTGAAGAGGACAGATGACAGTACAGCTATCATCTGGAGGGATGAAGGCCTTGATGATTATCCAGTGAACCATATGTCACTGAAGGAGCTTCGCACTCAAGTGAT AACTGTTGCACATGCCTTAGATGCCATGTTTGAGAAGGGCGACCGGATTGCAATAGACATGCCTATGACATGCAATGCAGTCATCATATATTTGGCGATCATCCTTGGTGGCTTTGTTGTTGTATCTATAGCAGATAGTTTTGCGCCTCAGGAGATTGGTAGTCGTATTGGTGTCTCAAAAGCAAAAGCAATTTTTACCCAG GATTTCATTGTTAGAGGAGGGAAGAAAGTTCCACTTTACAG CCGTGTCGTACAAGGGACTTCAGCTAAAGCTGTTGTGATTCCTGCAATTGGAGACTCTCTTGGAATTACGCTAAGGAATGGTGATATGTCCTGGAAAGATTTTCTTTCTCGTGCTGCTGGAAG GTCGTCTTCTTATTCTCCAGTTTATCAATCTGTGGATGCACTAACTAATATACTATTTTCTTCAGGAACAACTG GGGAGCCAAAAGCAATACCGTGGACACAACTTTCTCCCATAAGATGTGCATCTGATACCTGGGCGCATTTGGATGTTCGTCCATGTGACATAGGTTGCTGGCCGACTAATCTGGGCTGGGTTATGGGACCAATAATCATATACTCATGCTTTCTAAATGGGGCAACTTTGGCTTTATATCATGGATCTCCACTTGGACGCGATTTCTGCAAATTTGTACAG GATGCTGGTGTGACTGTATTAGGAAGTGTGCCTAGCCTGGTGAAGTCATGGAAAGCTGGGAACTGTGCTGAAGGGCTTGACTGGACCAAAATCAG AGTACTGGGCACAACAGGGGAGGCTTCTGATGTTGATGACAATCTGTGGCTAACTTCGCGTGCCTCATACAAGCCCATTGTTGAGTGCTGTGGGGGCACAGAGTTGGCATCCTCATACATTCAAGGGAGTCTTTTGCGACCACAGGTCTTTGGAGCTTTTAGTGGCGCATCAATGTCCACTGGGTTTGTCATACTTGATGAACAGGGAACTCCGTAT CAACTCAGACGACATGGAGATATAATCCAGAGGACAGTAGGTGGGTACTATATTGTACAGGGAAGGGCGGATGACACCATGAACCTTGGAGGAATTAAG CTGCATATGCAGACCAGTTCAGTTGAGATAGAACGGGTATGCAACAGAGCTGACGAGTGTCTGCTAGAAACAGCAGCAGTTAGCATCAAACCTTCTGGTGGGGGGCCAGAACATCTTGCTATCTTAGCAGTGCTAAAAGATAGATCGGCCCAGTATGACGTGAATCTTCTCAAGAGGAAGTTTCAGACAGCCATTCAGAAGAACCTCAATCCTCTCTTCAAG GTGAGCTATGTCAAAGTCGTTCCTGAGTTCCCAAGAACAGCTTCGAACAAGCTGCTGAGAAGGGTTCTGAGGGATCAACTAGCGCAGGAACTCTCAAATCGCAGCAAGCTATGA
- the LOC136479099 gene encoding probable CoA ligase CCL12 isoform X3 has protein sequence MAASARGSVWKIQPRDVEAAGLAAADAAAFLAALRSAAAAAGSGATRDAVWAAVAAAGVLRPEHPHALHQLVYYSAYARWDRDARGPPPYWFPSPIDCKQTNLGRLMEANGPKLLGSSYKDPISSLSHFYRFSVENQEAYWSMVLKQLAVNFKQEPMSILSTSDRSKKGGTWLQGAVLNIAECCLLPCPSLKRTDDSTAIIWRDEGLDDYPVNHMSLKELRTQVITVAHALDAMFEKGDRIAIDMPMTCNAVIIYLAIILGGFVVVSIADSFAPQEIGSRIGVSKAKAIFTQDFIVRGGKKVPLYSRVVQGTSAKAVVIPAIGDSLGITLRNGDMSWKDFLSRAAGRSSSYSPVYQSVDALTNILFSSGTTGEPKAIPWTQLSPIRCASDTWAHLDVRPCDIGCWPTNLGWVMGPIIIYSCFLNGATLALYHGSPLGRDFCKFVQDAGVTVLGSVPSLVKSWKAGNCAEGLDWTKIRVLGTTGEASDVDDNLWLTSRASYKPIVECCGGTELASSYIQGSLLRPQVFGAFSGASMSTGFVILDEQGTPYQLRRHGDIIQRTVGGYYIVQGRADDTMNLGGIKTSSVEIERVCNRADECLLETAAVSIKPSGGGPEHLAILAVLKDRSAQYDVNLLKRKFQTAIQKNLNPLFKVSYVKVVPEFPRTASNKLLRRVLRDQLAQELSNRSKL, from the exons ATGGCGGCGAGCGCGAGGGGGAGCGTGTGGAAGATCCAGCCGCGCGACGTGGAGGCCGCGGGGCTCGCCGCAGCCGACGCGGCCGCGTTCCTCGCCGCGCTCCgctccgccgcggccgccgcgggcTCGGGAGCCACGCGGGACGCCGTGTGGGCGGCGGTGGCCGCGGCGGGGGTGCTGCGGCCGGAGCACCCGCACGCGCTCCACCAGCTCGTCTACTACTCCGCCTACGCCAGGTGGGACCGCGACGCCAGGGGCCCGCCGCCGTACTGGTTCCCGTCGCC AATTGACTGTAAGCAAACAAACCTGGGGAGATTGATGGAAGCAAATGGACCAAAGCTGTTAGGATCATCATACAAGGACCCTATATCAAGTCTTAGCCACTTTTACAGGTTTTCCGTAGAGAACCAAGAG GCCTACTGGTCAATGGTGCTAAAGCAACTTGCAGTCAATTTTAAACAAGAACCAATGTCAATTCTAAGTACATCAGATAGATCAAAGAAAGGGGGGACATGGCTTCAAGGTGCAGTGCTCAACATTGCTGAATGTTGTCTGCTGCCTTGTCCTTCCCTGAAGAGGACAGATGACAGTACAGCTATCATCTGGAGGGATGAAGGCCTTGATGATTATCCAGTGAACCATATGTCACTGAAGGAGCTTCGCACTCAAGTGAT AACTGTTGCACATGCCTTAGATGCCATGTTTGAGAAGGGCGACCGGATTGCAATAGACATGCCTATGACATGCAATGCAGTCATCATATATTTGGCGATCATCCTTGGTGGCTTTGTTGTTGTATCTATAGCAGATAGTTTTGCGCCTCAGGAGATTGGTAGTCGTATTGGTGTCTCAAAAGCAAAAGCAATTTTTACCCAG GATTTCATTGTTAGAGGAGGGAAGAAAGTTCCACTTTACAG CCGTGTCGTACAAGGGACTTCAGCTAAAGCTGTTGTGATTCCTGCAATTGGAGACTCTCTTGGAATTACGCTAAGGAATGGTGATATGTCCTGGAAAGATTTTCTTTCTCGTGCTGCTGGAAG GTCGTCTTCTTATTCTCCAGTTTATCAATCTGTGGATGCACTAACTAATATACTATTTTCTTCAGGAACAACTG GGGAGCCAAAAGCAATACCGTGGACACAACTTTCTCCCATAAGATGTGCATCTGATACCTGGGCGCATTTGGATGTTCGTCCATGTGACATAGGTTGCTGGCCGACTAATCTGGGCTGGGTTATGGGACCAATAATCATATACTCATGCTTTCTAAATGGGGCAACTTTGGCTTTATATCATGGATCTCCACTTGGACGCGATTTCTGCAAATTTGTACAG GATGCTGGTGTGACTGTATTAGGAAGTGTGCCTAGCCTGGTGAAGTCATGGAAAGCTGGGAACTGTGCTGAAGGGCTTGACTGGACCAAAATCAG AGTACTGGGCACAACAGGGGAGGCTTCTGATGTTGATGACAATCTGTGGCTAACTTCGCGTGCCTCATACAAGCCCATTGTTGAGTGCTGTGGGGGCACAGAGTTGGCATCCTCATACATTCAAGGGAGTCTTTTGCGACCACAGGTCTTTGGAGCTTTTAGTGGCGCATCAATGTCCACTGGGTTTGTCATACTTGATGAACAGGGAACTCCGTAT CAACTCAGACGACATGGAGATATAATCCAGAGGACAGTAGGTGGGTACTATATTGTACAGGGAAGGGCGGATGACACCATGAACCTTGGAGGAATTAAG ACCAGTTCAGTTGAGATAGAACGGGTATGCAACAGAGCTGACGAGTGTCTGCTAGAAACAGCAGCAGTTAGCATCAAACCTTCTGGTGGGGGGCCAGAACATCTTGCTATCTTAGCAGTGCTAAAAGATAGATCGGCCCAGTATGACGTGAATCTTCTCAAGAGGAAGTTTCAGACAGCCATTCAGAAGAACCTCAATCCTCTCTTCAAG GTGAGCTATGTCAAAGTCGTTCCTGAGTTCCCAAGAACAGCTTCGAACAAGCTGCTGAGAAGGGTTCTGAGGGATCAACTAGCGCAGGAACTCTCAAATCGCAGCAAGCTATGA
- the LOC136479099 gene encoding probable CoA ligase CCL12 isoform X1: MAASARGSVWKIQPRDVEAAGLAAADAAAFLAALRSAAAAAGSGATRDAVWAAVAAAGVLRPEHPHALHQLVYYSAYARWDRDARGPPPYWFPSPIDCKQTNLGRLMEANGPKLLGSSYKDPISSLSHFYRFSVENQEAYWSMVLKQLAVNFKQEPMSILSTSDRSKKGGTWLQGAVLNIAECCLLPCPSLKRTDDSTAIIWRDEGLDDYPVNHMSLKELRTQVITVAHALDAMFEKGDRIAIDMPMTCNAVIIYLAIILGGFVVVSIADSFAPQEIGSRIGVSKAKAIFTQDFIVRGGKKVPLYSRVVQGTSAKAVVIPAIGDSLGITLRNGDMSWKDFLSRAAGRSSSYSPVYQSVDALTNILFSSGTTGEPKAIPWTQLSPIRCASDTWAHLDVRPCDIGCWPTNLGWVMGPIIIYSCFLNGATLALYHGSPLGRDFCKFVQDAGVTVLGSVPSLVKSWKAGNCAEGLDWTKIRVLGTTGEASDVDDNLWLTSRASYKPIVECCGGTELASSYIQGSLLRPQVFGAFSGASMSTGFVILDEQGTPYPDDVPCTGEVGLFPLYFGASDRLLNADHDKVYFDGMPIYKGRQLRRHGDIIQRTVGGYYIVQGRADDTMNLGGIKTSSVEIERVCNRADECLLETAAVSIKPSGGGPEHLAILAVLKDRSAQYDVNLLKRKFQTAIQKNLNPLFKVSYVKVVPEFPRTASNKLLRRVLRDQLAQELSNRSKL; this comes from the exons ATGGCGGCGAGCGCGAGGGGGAGCGTGTGGAAGATCCAGCCGCGCGACGTGGAGGCCGCGGGGCTCGCCGCAGCCGACGCGGCCGCGTTCCTCGCCGCGCTCCgctccgccgcggccgccgcgggcTCGGGAGCCACGCGGGACGCCGTGTGGGCGGCGGTGGCCGCGGCGGGGGTGCTGCGGCCGGAGCACCCGCACGCGCTCCACCAGCTCGTCTACTACTCCGCCTACGCCAGGTGGGACCGCGACGCCAGGGGCCCGCCGCCGTACTGGTTCCCGTCGCC AATTGACTGTAAGCAAACAAACCTGGGGAGATTGATGGAAGCAAATGGACCAAAGCTGTTAGGATCATCATACAAGGACCCTATATCAAGTCTTAGCCACTTTTACAGGTTTTCCGTAGAGAACCAAGAG GCCTACTGGTCAATGGTGCTAAAGCAACTTGCAGTCAATTTTAAACAAGAACCAATGTCAATTCTAAGTACATCAGATAGATCAAAGAAAGGGGGGACATGGCTTCAAGGTGCAGTGCTCAACATTGCTGAATGTTGTCTGCTGCCTTGTCCTTCCCTGAAGAGGACAGATGACAGTACAGCTATCATCTGGAGGGATGAAGGCCTTGATGATTATCCAGTGAACCATATGTCACTGAAGGAGCTTCGCACTCAAGTGAT AACTGTTGCACATGCCTTAGATGCCATGTTTGAGAAGGGCGACCGGATTGCAATAGACATGCCTATGACATGCAATGCAGTCATCATATATTTGGCGATCATCCTTGGTGGCTTTGTTGTTGTATCTATAGCAGATAGTTTTGCGCCTCAGGAGATTGGTAGTCGTATTGGTGTCTCAAAAGCAAAAGCAATTTTTACCCAG GATTTCATTGTTAGAGGAGGGAAGAAAGTTCCACTTTACAG CCGTGTCGTACAAGGGACTTCAGCTAAAGCTGTTGTGATTCCTGCAATTGGAGACTCTCTTGGAATTACGCTAAGGAATGGTGATATGTCCTGGAAAGATTTTCTTTCTCGTGCTGCTGGAAG GTCGTCTTCTTATTCTCCAGTTTATCAATCTGTGGATGCACTAACTAATATACTATTTTCTTCAGGAACAACTG GGGAGCCAAAAGCAATACCGTGGACACAACTTTCTCCCATAAGATGTGCATCTGATACCTGGGCGCATTTGGATGTTCGTCCATGTGACATAGGTTGCTGGCCGACTAATCTGGGCTGGGTTATGGGACCAATAATCATATACTCATGCTTTCTAAATGGGGCAACTTTGGCTTTATATCATGGATCTCCACTTGGACGCGATTTCTGCAAATTTGTACAG GATGCTGGTGTGACTGTATTAGGAAGTGTGCCTAGCCTGGTGAAGTCATGGAAAGCTGGGAACTGTGCTGAAGGGCTTGACTGGACCAAAATCAG AGTACTGGGCACAACAGGGGAGGCTTCTGATGTTGATGACAATCTGTGGCTAACTTCGCGTGCCTCATACAAGCCCATTGTTGAGTGCTGTGGGGGCACAGAGTTGGCATCCTCATACATTCAAGGGAGTCTTTTGCGACCACAGGTCTTTGGAGCTTTTAGTGGCGCATCAATGTCCACTGGGTTTGTCATACTTGATGAACAGGGAACTCCGTAT CCTGATGATGTACCTTGCACTGGAGAAGTGGGTCTCTTCCCTTTGTATTTTGGTGCTAGTGATCGGCTTCTCAATGCTGATCATGACAAGGTTTACTTTGATGGAATGCCCATTTATAAAGGAAGG CAACTCAGACGACATGGAGATATAATCCAGAGGACAGTAGGTGGGTACTATATTGTACAGGGAAGGGCGGATGACACCATGAACCTTGGAGGAATTAAG ACCAGTTCAGTTGAGATAGAACGGGTATGCAACAGAGCTGACGAGTGTCTGCTAGAAACAGCAGCAGTTAGCATCAAACCTTCTGGTGGGGGGCCAGAACATCTTGCTATCTTAGCAGTGCTAAAAGATAGATCGGCCCAGTATGACGTGAATCTTCTCAAGAGGAAGTTTCAGACAGCCATTCAGAAGAACCTCAATCCTCTCTTCAAG GTGAGCTATGTCAAAGTCGTTCCTGAGTTCCCAAGAACAGCTTCGAACAAGCTGCTGAGAAGGGTTCTGAGGGATCAACTAGCGCAGGAACTCTCAAATCGCAGCAAGCTATGA